From the Actinopolymorpha sp. NPDC004070 genome, the window ATCGGCCGGCCCGGGGTCGGACCGGTACGCCCTACGGCGTAGGCAGGAGTCGTCCGCATGGGCGATTGCCGCTACCCCGTGTGCGAGCGACTATGAGGCATGAGCACCGAGCAGCAGCCGATGAGGGCTTCGGACCGCGAGCGCGACGAGGTGGCGCGGCGGATCCAGGAGGCCACCGCCGAGGGCCGGTTGACGCTGGAGGAGTCCGACGAGCGGCTCACCGGTGTGTTCGCCAGCAAGTACCGCCACGAGCTGGCGGCCCTGGTCAGTGACCTGCCCCCGGCGACTCCGGCGGTTTCGGAACAGACGCCATCCCCGGCCAGGCGGGGGACGGCGCCCGACAGTCGCCGGTGGGGCGATCCCGGCCTGTTGATCCACACCCTCATCGTGGTGCTGCTGTCGGCCGCCATGCTCGGGCAGTGGGTCGCCAGCCAGGGGCAGCACGGGCATCCCTGGCCGATCTTTCCGCTGGTCTGGCTCTGGGTGAGCGTGGCAATTCACGCCCGTCGGCGAAACGACCGGGCCCGCCGCGAAAATCGACCATGAGAGCGTTCTCGCCGAATCCGCACGGGTGAGAGAACTCTTCGAATAGCGGTCGTACGCGGTCGGTGTCTCGCGGTGCCTCAGAATCGGTTCTCCGGCCCGAGTTTCGTTTTTGTGGCCCGGGCAACGATCCTTGGTGGATCGCAGTCCGGGGGACTTGATGGCTACTCAAGTGCGGGGTGTGTCGCGGCCTGAGCCGGTGGTACGCCGCAGGATCGGAACACTCGTCGTCCGTTGGCTGACGTCGACCGACCACAAAGTCATCGGCAAGCTGTATCTCGTCACGTCGTTCGGCTTCTTCCTCATCGCCGGCGTGATGGCGATGTTCATGCGCGCGGAACTCGCCCGCCCGGGACAGCAGGTCTTTCGCGGTGACGGCGGCGCGCTTCTCTACAACCAGTTCTTCACCTTCCACGGCACCGCAATGTTGTTGTTGTTCGCAACTCCGTTGTTCGTCGGCTTTGCGAACGTCATCATGCCGTTGCAGATCGGTGCGCCGGACGTCGCGTTCCCGCGGATGAACATGCTGAGCTACTGGATGTTCCTGTTCGGCGGGCTGATCGTCCTGTCGTCGTTCGCCGACCCGG encodes:
- a CDS encoding DUF1707 domain-containing protein gives rise to the protein MSTEQQPMRASDRERDEVARRIQEATAEGRLTLEESDERLTGVFASKYRHELAALVSDLPPATPAVSEQTPSPARRGTAPDSRRWGDPGLLIHTLIVVLLSAAMLGQWVASQGQHGHPWPIFPLVWLWVSVAIHARRRNDRARRENRP